From a single Micromonas commoda chromosome 5, complete sequence genomic region:
- a CDS encoding predicted protein encodes MSVVASATSPGSVVSPRATRVLSRRVAPTARRPTVRVNAGEANDDDQELDFVTRMVMNVFGKDALDDPEPMGLKRMTKEEWPDQWPALVDGTVAELLPTDDTPELKMARAVCKQTQLEFQPLGLAYDANVHGWRASSFHTQLDGQGAAILVATAADGTVFGGYNPKGWLGYGEWLDAISAFLFVYPRGPLGVGGGGKAVKLAKCGGSGMAIIDEDNKGPKWGPDGLQIDLENRTARSRLGTYYDKMPGGGKSMFGGVSLGGGGGAAQLRDLRVYVALGDSEKAKNYVPNMFQFGKGELEKLRENDPKPGEPRGDGGGFKMPKMPWD; translated from the coding sequence ATGTCGGTCGTCGCTTCCGCGACCTCCCCGGGCTCCGTcgtctccccgcgcgcgacgcgcgttctctccaggcgcgtcgcgccgaccgcTCGCCGCCCCACCGTGCGCGTCAACGCCGGCGAAGCCAACGACGATGACCAGGAGCTCGATTTCGTGACCCGGATGGTGATGAACGTCTTCGGCAaggacgcgctggacgacCCTGAGCCCATGGGCCTCAAGCGCATGACCAAGGAGGAGTGGCCCGACCAGTggcccgcgctcgtggacggcaccgtcgcggagctcctgCCCACGGACGACACCCCGGAGCTCaagatggcgcgcgcggtgtgcAAGCAGACGCAGTTGGAGTTCCAGCCCCTCGGGCTCGCCTACGACGCGAACGTGCACGGGtggcgcgcctcgtcctttCACACGCAGCTGGACGGCCAgggcgccgccatcctcgtcgccaccgccgccgacgggacgGTGTTCGGAGGGTACAACCCGAAGGGCTGGCTCGGGTACGGCGAATGGCTCGACGCCATCTCCGCGTTTCTGTTCGTCTACCCCAGGGGACCGCTGGGCGtggggggcggcggcaaggcCGTGAAGCTCGCCAAgtgcggcggcagcggcatGGCCAtcatcgacgaggacaaCAAGGGGCCCAAGTGGGGTCCCGACGGGCTGCAGATCGACCTGGAGAACAggaccgcgcggtcgcggctgGGCACCTATTACGACAAGatgccgggcggcgggaaatccatgttcggcggcgtgagcctgggcggcggcggcggcgcggcgcagctgAGGGACCTGAGGGTGtacgtcgcgctcggggacAGCGAGAAGGCGAAGAATTACGTGCCGAACATGTTCCAGTTCGGTAAAGgggagctcgagaagcttCGAGAGAACGATCCGAAGCCGGGCGAGccccggggcgacggcggcggcttcaaGATGCCCAAGATGCCGTGGGACTAG